In a genomic window of Zingiber officinale cultivar Zhangliang chromosome 9B, Zo_v1.1, whole genome shotgun sequence:
- the LOC122025226 gene encoding uncharacterized protein LOC122025226: protein MKMAITSCFSALFARKKSKEKKRSKIAYKCGDLRVNPEEQVHQHVQNLTVGITSDEPNHTDQLAHSSVEVANIREPMLMIAQGKSPVENAQTKTCGTKNLKFEQTELVTEAVYEGGDEDKDNLSLRKDFSDFDLQALEADKHELNSGSVNEELNIDGSDSRLLKEDTASEMITYTGHVSDLGLDRTDNLWSQNHWVALYSESSTVDRVDAWVQSVGDGSSHPIDSYQDDEPAEEATSSTNILEVEKISRKKQTQTGRPTVKDIMEGSYIFQPPCSFPHTAHISGMGLKTIPVISAFSNLRSVNLSGNMIAHISSGSLPKNLLTLDLSRNKITTIEGLKELMRLRVLNLSYNRISRIGHGFPNGTLIKELYLAGNKISYVEGLHRLLKLKVLDLSFNSITTARALSQLVANDSSLLALNLVGNPILSNFSEAALRKKICSILPKISYLNKKPIDPRKGQEVALHSISKAALESNNRFSQKQLTRRVIKTTSSSVKSQGREKNTYRGASRNLGERSRMNRSRGKHQRSIT, encoded by the exons ATGAAGATGGCAATAACTAGTTGTTTCTCAGCTCTTTTTGCTAGAAAGAAGTCCAAG GAAAAGAAAAGATCCAAAATTGCCTATAAATGTGGAGATTTAAGAGTTAACCCTGAAGAACAAGTTCATCAACATGTCCAGAATCTTACAGTAGGCATTACTTCTGATGAGCCCAATCACACCGATCAATTGGCCCATAGTTCTGTAGAGGTAGCAAATATCAGAGAGCCTATGCTGATGATAGCTCAGGGAAAGAGCCCTGTGGAGAATGCACAAACCAAAACGTGTGGtacaaaaaatctcaaatttgaACAAACTGAGCTTGTTACTGAAGCAGTCTATGAGGGAGGTGATGAGGACAAGGATAATTTATCTCTGAGGAAAGATTTCTCTGACTTTGATCTTCAAGCATTAGAAGCAGACAAGCATGAACTGAATTCAGGAAGTGTCAACGAAGAACTGAATATTGATGGTTCGGATAGCAGGTTGCTTAAAGAAGATACTGCTTCTGAAATGATTACCTACACTGGTCATGTTAGTGATCTTGGCCTTGATCGAACAGATAACTTGTGGTCTCAGAATCACTGGGTTGCTCTTTATTCAGAGTCTTCTACCGTGGATAGAGTTGATGCTTGGGTTCAAAGTGTTGGAGATGGCTCATCACATCCAATAGACAGCTATCAGGATGATGAACCAGCTGAAGAGGCGACCTCATCTACCAATATTCTTGAGGTTGAAAAAATATCACGAAAGAAACAAACTCAAACTGGCAGGCCAACAGTAAAGGATATAATGGAAGGCAGCTACATCTTCCAACCACCATGTTCCTTTCCCCATACGGCTCACATTTCTGGTATGGGTTTGAAAACTATTCCAGTCATTTCAGCCTTCAGCAATCTCCGATCAGTTAATTTATCTGGCAATATGATAG CCCACATTTCCTCAGGAAGCCTCCCAAAGAATCTCCTTACACTTGATTTGTCTAGGAACAAAATTACAACAATTGAGGGACTGAAAGAGCTTATGAGGCTGCGGGTTCTTAATCTCAGCTACAACAGAATCTCACGGATTGGTCATG GATTTCCAAATGGCACGCTGATAAAAGAGCTCTATTTAGCTGGAAATAAGATCAGCTACGTTGAGGGTCTCCACAGACTTCTGAAGCTAAAAGTTCTGGACCTGAGCTTCAACAGCATAACCACAGCAAGGGCCTTGAGTCAACTTGTTGCTAACGACAGCTCTCTCTTGGCACTCAACCTGGTTGGCAATCCAATTCTGAGCAATTTTAGCGAAGCTGCCCTTCGTAAAAAAATCTGTAGCATCCTACCTAAGATATCCTACTTGAATAAGAAGCCCATTGATCCTCGGAAGGGACAGGAGGTGGCCTTGCACAGCATATCAAAGGCTGCACTCGAGAGCAATAACCGGTTCTCGCAGAAACAATTGACAAGGCGAGTGATCAAGACTACCAGTTCTTCGGTTAAGAGCCAGGGAAGAGAAAAGAACACCTATAGAGGAGCAAGCCGCAACCTCGGAGAGAGGAGCAGAATGAACAGATCAAGGGGCAAGCATCAACGGTCTATCACTTGA
- the LOC122022293 gene encoding 7-deoxyloganetin glucosyltransferase-like, with amino-acid sequence MSSIPSEKKPPHAVCVPFPAQGHITPMLKLAKLLHSHGFHISFVNTHYNHRRLLLSGAVSSHALPTFRFLSIPDGLPPSDDDATQSIPALCHSLPRAAAEPFRDLLKALPATCVVSDGALTFTLEAAEEVGVPAVLFWTTSACGFMGYLHYEQLRERGLTPFKDEKDLANGYLDTPVDWIPGMTKKMRLRDFPTFIRTTDPNDVMLNYCIREARRAALAAAVVLNTFDDLERPVLDGIATVLPRPVYTIGPLLSSPGDGALSSLRSNLWKEDPGFLEWLRGKRPSSVVYVNFGSITVMTREQLVEFAWGLADCGYEFLWVVRPDLVTGNSAVLPPEFVKETENRGLLASWCPQEAVLGHEAIGGFLTHSGWNSTIESIAAGVAMLSWPFFAEQQTNCRYACKEWGNAMEIDNAVKRTEVADLIRTLMGGEKGRDMKRMAAEWKEKAARATGPGGSSEVNLQRLIEEVLL; translated from the exons ATGAGTTCGATTCCGAGCGAGAAGAAGCCTCCTCACGCTGTGTGCGTGCCCTTCCCGGCGCAAGGCCACATCACCCCCATGCTCAAGCTCGCCAAGCTCCTCCACTCGCACGGCTTCCACATTTCTTTCGTCAACACCCACTACAACcaccgccgcctcctcctctccGGCGCCGTCTCCTCCCACGCCCTCCCCACCTTCCGCTTCCTCTCCATCCCCGACGGCCTCCCGCCCTCCGACGACGACGCCACGCAGTCCATCCCCGCGCTCTGCCACTCGCTCCCCCGCGCCGCCGCGGAGCCCTTCCGTGACCTCCTCAAGGCGCTGCCGGCGACCTGCGTCGTGTCCGACGGCGCGCTGACCTTCACGCTCGAAGCTGCCGAGGAGGTCGGCGTGCCGGCGGTGCTGTTTTGGACCACCAGCGCCTGCGGGTTCATGGGGTACCTCCATTACGAGCAGCTGCGCGAGCGAGGCCTCACGCCGTTTAAGG ATGAAAAGGATCTCGCAAATGGGTACCTGGATACCCCTGTGGATTGGATTCCGGGCATGACGAAGAAGATGCGACTCAGGGACTTCCCCACCTTCATCCGCACCACCGACCCCAACGACGTCATGCTCAACTACTGCATCCGAGAGGCCCGGCGCGCCGCCCTCGCCGCCGCCGTCGTCCTCAACACCTTCGACGACCTCGAGCGCCCCGTCCTCGACGGCATAGCAACCGTCCTCCCACGGCCAGTCTACACCATCGGCCCCCTCCTCTCCTCCCCCGGCGACGGGGCTCTCTCCTCCCTCCGTTCCAACCTGTGGAAGGAGGATCCCGGCTTCCTGGAGTGGCTCCGCGGCAAGCGCCCCAGCTCCGTCGTGTACGTCAACTTCGGCAGCATCACGGTGATGACAAGGGAACAGCTGGTGGAGTTCGCGTGGGGGCTGGCCGACTGCGGGTACGAGTTTCTGTGGGTGGTACGGCCGGACTTGGTGACGGGGAACTCGGCGGTGCTTCCACCGGAGTTCGTAAAAGAGACCGAGAACAGAGGGCTGCTGGCGAGCTGGTGCCCGCAGGAGGCAGTACTGGGACACGAGGCCATCGGCGGGTTCCTAACACACAGCGGGTGGAATTCCACGATAGAGAGTATCGCCGCCGGCGTGGCGATGCTGTCGTGGCCGTTCTTCGCGGAGCAGCAAACCAACTGCCGGTACGCATGCAAAGAGTGGGGGAACGCCATGGAGATCGACAACGCCGTAAAAAGGACGGAGGTGGCGGACTTGATAAGGACGTTGATGggaggagagaaaggaagagatATGAAGAGAATGGCGGCCGAGTGGAAGGAGAAGGCGGCGAGGGCCACAGGACCCGGTGGATCGTCGGAGGTGAACCTCCAAAGGCTTATTGAAGAGGTGCTACTTTAA